The sequence below is a genomic window from Alosa alosa isolate M-15738 ecotype Scorff River chromosome 5, AALO_Geno_1.1, whole genome shotgun sequence.
gacctctgtGCACTTCTGTCTTGTAGTTGAGCTGCAGGAACACACTTGGCACTTGACACTCTGATAGAACAGCTGAGTGTtgttaaaggtatactatgcaggtttaggtatttttggcaagtgtagagctccctctagagtcgcgaTGTATTTTTATGGTACTCTGCTATTGtgaatagcaaacttctcgcaaatgcttttgttgtggaggtgaaggatttaacaacaggcaaaaatgatctccaaagagctatctctactgacaaggtaatgtttcactgCTCTtagaagttgcatggctggttttctctgTAGGGACTCGCTacatctatgctgtatagctacgCTAGATGAGTGATtcacctattacaagtttgtttaccatcaaattggcttcgtaaaggtgaaaatcttagTAGTaaatagtgtgcctttaataaAGTCCTTCAAGTTGAATGAGTGTAAAAGAGAGGTTTAACTGGGAAAAGGGTCATCTGGGGTGCAGTAGCCCACCTATCCCACAGGAGGTGCTGCAGGCAGTCCAAGCCCCGTGCCTCCACGTGTATTCTGGCTCCAGGACCTCATTCCCATTCATTCGGGCCCTCTTGATGGTGTACTCGTAGGTGATCCCAGGATTTTGCTCTTGGAAAAGCAGCTGAGAAGCAATATTTTCTTTTCAGAGTCCACAGAACTGAGCATTTTGACCATATACTGTTATAGTGTTTGTATGTACACAGTTATTATGGTGTATATAGGACTGATCACCAGGGCAACACATACCTGGATCATGATTGGCTCCAAGATAGGTCCTGGTGATGTCAGATTCTCCAGGTTGCCTATCCTGTCGTAGAAAAACTTGGCTCCACCCGCATTGTACTCCCCATTCCACTGGATGATGAAATTCCCATTTAAGTAATAGTCATCCGAGTCGTGTCTCCTAATGGCAAGGAAATTCCCTACGTCCGCCGTCTCACGGATGAAAATGTCTCTGGCGCCTTCAGGGATGAGGACCATATCCACATAACCTGTGAGAGAAACATGACTCCAGTGAAAGACTCCAGGCACAATTATCTAgagcacaacaacaacaggttTCATATTATTCACTTATAGATGAAGCATATTATgccattatgatttatgataaACCACTCAAACTCATTGTACACATGCATGGTAATGCTCCATTCACTGACTTATGATAACCCACTCAAACTCATTGTACACATGCATGATAATGCTCCATTGACTGATTTATGATAACCCACTCAAACTCATTGCACACATGCATGATAATGCTCCATTCTCTGCCTCCACATGTATTTTGAGGCAGGCTAAAGAAACCAAACATCCCACCGAGAGCCATATCTGTTACACGTTGGCAAGGCACAAAGAGCCTCATTCTTACCGTAGCCGTCTGGCTGATCAAAGTTCTGGCGGACCGTCTGGCAGGTGGAGCCATCCCCCAGACAAACCCCACAGCGATCCTCCTCTGCGTTGGAGTCGATGCCATAATCACATCCAACGGCCTGACATGATCCAGACACAGCACGGTTAGGGGTATGGGGAAGAGACACAAGGACCCGTTAAACAACAACCCCAGGGCTTTTTCACATGTTTCACATGTTCACGAAGTAACTGGCACATAGAATTTTAATTAAAAAGATTAGACTTTTAGAAGGGAGGAGAATAGCCTAACTTCAGGCTGTTGTGTACTAACACTTTCAatgtctcccttctctccctctctctctctctctctctctctctctctctctctttcagcatTGTGACCTCTGTTTTGTGATTGCTTTTGTAGCAGAGCTGATGGGAGAGttctgctctctcttctcttcatctttcAGAAAGCCCctttttttctctatatatacagtattttttgtCTTATCAAGTATCAGTGGAATAGCTGGGCCAGATTTCCCCCTGTAGATCCATTGCTAATTGTTTGCTATCCACATGCCATCAATTCAGTGTCTTATAAACATATGTTACATTTGTTCAAGCATGAGTCACTTGTCTTCTCCTTATTTGGCTATTTTGACTAGAAGCCAACAACAAAGTCCACTGCTCAACAATCACACACAGTAGCTGAAATAACATACAGTTTTTTTTCGGcgtctgtctattgaaagttaGTTTGTTATGAATGCATTCTTGTCACACTACCTTGCACACACCATTGATACATAGGCTCCTGCTGCTGTTCGTGAAGCAGGGTGTCCCGTCGCTCACAGCGTCCAGCATCTTCTCAGCAAAGTCTTCGTCCACCGGCCGACAGTGCAGCTCACATGGGCTCGCTATGACCAGCATTGGCCATACGGGAACAGGGTGAGGAGGAGACAGAAGAAGTACTTTTCAATTTTTACAGACATCATCAAACCCTTGATGAAAGTCAGTTTTACTCTTTGTAACATACATATGTAGGAACTACTAATTAATTGGTCACAGTCATAATGGCGATCTGATATGTATTCAAATATGGTTTACCAAAGATTggattgaaaaagaaaaagaagaaagaaataaaagaaatgGCACTGTTCAAGAGAGACATCAGGTTACACTAAAACATTACTGAGCACAGATGCCCGAGGTGGTGCAGGCTTGTTTTAACCTGCTGCAGAATGGTATGAAGACTCTCTCCTTGTTATTTCTACTGCCTTTCTTTGTGTTTATAAATCTGGCAGAGATGGCAGTGAAACAACTAGCCTTTATTTCAAAGTAAGTTAGAAATCCACATTTTGTCTGGGAAGCTCAATTCAACTGAATCTATTCTGGTTATCTATGGGTAagctactgtaattacattttaatGACATACTGATAACTGGTTGCAGAAATACCCTCATTCAGCTACAATCCATTAGTATATCCATTAATACATCATAACACTCAGGCCACAGTGACTAACAGAATGCACAGTGAATGAACCCACTCATTAgtggtttgtttttctttggtaCGGCAGCAATTATCCAACGCTTCATCTATCTTCAACTGCTGTCAATCAGGCTTCTAGAACACCAACACAACTGCTAAGATGGGCCAACCCCTTTCCTATTTTGACTGAGATTTTCCAGTCTTTGCTGAAACATGTTATATGTTAGCAACATGGAGACCGGGTTTGTTTAGTTGTTCATGGTTTCCCTGACGTCAACCTATGAGACCCTGGAAATGGCTGAATGAAGCACTGGCAGTGCACGGAGCACATCTCCATTGGGCCAGGCAGCCTAGCAGCCTCGTGTGGCTCAGTCTTATGGGCATGGTGACAAGGCATCTAAATCCTGCTCATGCTGTACTTATTAGGGACCGGATCCTGCTCAAGGAGGGCCAGTCAGTCTCATTCATGTTCACACTCTCAATTTCATCTTAAAGGCAACCTGAACATATCCATATGTATGCATTTCCAAATGTTTGGGCATCTGAATGTAtggtaaatattttttatatcatgGTATTGTGTAGGGCTCTGCAAAATAACTACATAAACTACAACTGGGGGACTTGATGATTTCTCCTTTTAGTATCTACCATCAAATAGAGAGCAGTCTGTCTGAGAGctatgcatgaattaattaatcAGTTAACAAACTTCTATAGTGCCTCTGTGGACCATACTACTATACTCCATGTATAACCAACTACAGTATCTTTCACCAGCCTAAAGGAGTCAGTGGGGTTACAGCCATTGAAGCTATGGGGGCAAGCGCTTTGAATAATTTAATCATTATTGAGtcgttattatttattattccaGCGGCATGTCTAGTCTTTTATCAGCCAAATAAGACACATGTGGCTCCTATGTTAGCTACTATTTTTATGCATGACTACTTTGAACTGTTCATTTTTACTGTTAATGTTATTTGTTATAATTGCTataattattgttattgttataattGTTATAATTATTGTCTGCCAATAACAATCATATAACACAGGCTGGGGGAAGTACTTGTGCTGGTGACAGGGATCCACTCGTAGAGCTCGTTCTGGTACGGGACTGTGTTGAACTCGCTGCACTGCATGTCGCGGAAGCTGGGGCGTTTCTTGGCACACGGCTTGATGTTGCAGACCCTGTATCGCTTCCGCTCGCCTGTGCAATACTTCCCCCCGAACTCGGGCCTGTGGAGGGGAGACAGACTGGCTGTTGAGTCACGCAGCGGCAGCAGGAATTTGTTTGTCTTGGTCCGCGAGTGAGTTTGTTCTCTCATAGCTGGAGTCAAGTCTGAAGCATCTTGACCTTAAAGTACTGTTGGGTTTGAGAAGCTGCGCTGAGGACAACTCTGCTTTACACAGAGAGCCATAAATGGGTTGTCAAACATTTAACCAAACATGATTCGTCCGAATAGTTTTGTGCGACCAAATTGTTTTGTGCACTCAAGCTTTTCTATATCAACTAACCAAATAGAGGCAGTTCCAGATACTGTGACCGGCTGAAGATGAATGGCTTACTTAGGCTGATTGCACTCCCTCTCGGCCGCCTGCACCCCAGCTCCACAGGTGCGCGTGCAGTGAGACCAGGTGCTCCACGGGCCCCAGGCCCCATTCACTGTTTCCGGAAGTTTCCccaccacaacacactcacctgtAATGCACCACtttgcacccacacacaaaaaagagaaGCTTTTACACACATTTTGACACGAATGCTTCTTATTGTGCTTACATTTAACAAAGGTCATTTAAATCATTAAAGGAAATCAGGGGATGAAAGAGAAAGGTCCTGTTCACCTTGTCTGGGCCACATCTGGTACCGTCTATGGGCGAGTCCAGTTTGGACCGGCACGTCCCGTTCACAGAACACCACAAAATCTGACACACATTCTGGGAACGAGAACCAAGTCAAATCAGGTCTGAAGCTAACACAACCATTTTACAGCCAcatgtttttcatttcataTAGAACAGAATCTCAGAGTATCAGAATGCAAAATGAGATTTCACAACCACTGAGAACACTAGAAACAAAATGGCCCACTGaaccaaaacacaaacacagacacacacacacacacacacacacacacacacacacacacacacacacacacacacacacacacacacacacacacacacacacacacacacacgcaaaggcGCATGGCACTCACGTCCACTTCTTGGCAAAAGGTGGCATTGGCGCCATACTGAAGCTGGcactggtggtgtgtggtgtactTCACCCCCGGGGCGGCCAGTGGCGTGGTCAGGTCCTTCTTGGACGGGCGGTCGTCCAGACAGAAGCCCCAGCCACGGCTGCAACACAGTATCCATGGTAaccaaaaaaaatctaattctAAATCTAaatcggtggtggtggtgggaaaagcaaaacaatgaGACTGTTTTTATGTGTCTTAGTAATGTTCTTCAGATGTGTTGAGTCTTCTGAGCGTGACTCAAACCTGCAGTCTGGGATGATGGGGGgataggaaaaaataaaaaaggaaaaagaaaaacaaaggacAAAAATAAATGCAATCACTTACTCCAAGAAGCGAGTGATGTAGTCCTTGCTGCAGGATGACCAGGTGAGGGGGGAGCTGTCGTACATCAGCTGTCGAGACATGATGAAAGGGTGTCTCCCCGACAGCTCGCAATCATTCCCCTGACCATCATGGTGGATTCCGAAGCTAGAGGAGaaacataaaacacatcagACTCAGTTATGGCTGTTCAGCATATTGAATCTACTACTTTACACACCCAAGGGTTTCGGGGTGAATGCGTGAGGTCAAACAGACCAGGGGCCAGAGTGTTGATTTCtaccaaaacaaacacagtttTCACCTGAGTAAATCTGCAGGTTCAAGTTATACCTGTGAGGCACTTCCTTGCATGACAGATTTGAGATTTGCATGTGTGATTGCTCTCTACTgactgatgaacacacacacacacacacacacacacacacacacacatacacacacacacacacacacacacacacacacacacacacacaccaacctgtGTCCTATTTCGTGAGCGATGGTGAACGCGACAGGCAGACCGGAGTCCTCGTTGATGTTGCAGCTGCGATGGGGTTGGCACATGCCGGAAAGGTGGGACAAGCCCAGAGTCTCACATGGCTGATTTGCCCCTGCACAGATGTCCTTCCTAGggttaacacatacacacaaacagatacacacacacacacacacacacacacacacacacacacacacacatacacatacacacacaaacagatacacacacacacacacacacgcatacacacacacaaacagatacacacacacacacacacacacacaaacagatacacacacacatacacacacacacacacacacacacacacacacacacatacacacacacagatacacacacacacacacacacacacacacacacacacacacacacacacacacaaacagatacacacacacacatacacatacacacacacacacacacacacacacacacacacacacacacacatacacacacaaacagatacacacacacacacacacacacacacacacacacacacacacacacacattggtaaTGCGTGTGCCAAACATTCACTCCAATGAATATTCAGTTTCCACTACACCAATTTTCCACTATAACGTTGCTGTAGCATCAAGGTGCTATCAACACCAGTTACAAGCCACCCatccgcatgtgtgtgtgtgtgtgtgtgtgtgtgtgtgtgtgtgtgtgtgtgtgtttggaggagtTTTCATTTATCTCTTCCCTAAAATATTTCTGTACTCCAGGGCACTTTCCATCATTCTATGTTTTAGCAGGAACAAATCCAGGTTGAGACAGGAAGCACTAGCTTTATGGTTGCCATTATCACTCTTCTAATATCAGGGTGTTGGCAAAGTATGCGACTACCTGATGATGTGCTGTAGGTCAAACTTATAACATTGTAATTACATATCACTACACAATGGAACAAAGACACAACTCTATGGTTTCGTATTAGTACCCTAAATAAAACAAAGTCTATCTCCCAGTGCACACAGTTATATTACACACAAATCAAGGTCTCAGTCCTAATCCTGGAACCTTCCTGTGATTCTGTTTATCATGGCTGCAAGCATACTTGAGTACAATCTCATGGAAGAGTTGGTTTTTACTCTGTGGCATCAATTTCTAATGGCATTTAGCACTAAGTTGGAACCTAGTGcgtcaaaaaaacaacaaaaaaggatTATGTTGTTACCTGGAAGGCTGGAACAACATTACATACTGCAATACAAGATGCTCAAGACAAGTGTTGGCAATGTCAGAGGTGCCATTCTGCCATTGTGTATTTATAAGTAAGTGTAGCATCAGAATGAATTTGAAACAATTATTTTCAAGaactacattgtgttgcttaaCATGATACAGGTGTGTTCAACCAATCAAGAGTGATACTGATGAGTTCAGacaggtacagtatgtgaaacagggagagatgagagacatGCCAACTATCAGGTTCGTGACCTCAGGCTAATTTATACGTAATGTGGTGGTGCTAGGTGATGTGactgccctggtgtgtgtgtctgttacctTGTAATGAGAACGGCCACGTCGTGATGAGCGGGGTGTGTGTCACTCTGGGGGTTCACATTCTTTTGCCAGGTGCAGAAACTGTTGAGTGTCGTGTCGGCATGGTGAACGATTTTCAGCTCTTTCTAAATGAGGAAGCAGCATGTGATTGCGTTACCACACCAATGACAAGAAGGGTGATCCCAAACGTTTGTAAATGAAGACTGCCTACTGCCTGTCACACATAGTAAAAGTGaaaaatatgacaaatataaaGAGATTTTTGGTACCTCTTCGCCATGCAAAAGAATGAGGCGGACCAAGATGATGTGGATGGCGTTCCCGATACTGGCATCATGAAAAATCCCAGCAACCTGAGGGATATACACCACGACTCATACAGATGCACAGCTTTCCTTTAGTCATTTTAACCACTGACTAAACCATTTAACCATTTTAAAGTATCAAAAGTGGAAGATTAAGACAGCATTCATCATCATTACACTGCTTGCATCTCCACAACCGTTCCATCCATTGACCGTTGACATCCACAAATCCACTCAGCTCACCATGTTCATGATGGTGAAGATGTAAGACTCTACATTGCTGCTTCCGTGGTAGTCCATGAGTTTGGAGTCGGCCACCACCAGGGTCTCCACCCATCGCTCCTTGCTGACGGAGCGGCGAGAGATCCCACGAGGGGCAGGCTGACCGCTCGACTGACCCCGCTGCTCCTGCTCCCAGgcgtccctctcctcctccaccctgaGAGTGTAGTCAGGGCCATCTAGCCCGGGAGACACACATATCTAGGTCATGACATGGTCAAACAGTAATGGGGCGGTGGTCAGCAGTGGTCAGCTGGCTAGCTCTGGTTTAGATTGCTCCACTACATCTCATGGACATCAGACCCAGACTAATAatacatgtgtttttttttccacaagCAGTTACACTAATCGGTTTGAAATATttctacacacaaataatatAAAGACAACAAGCACTACttgtccacacagacacacatacacatcccaagacatacacccatgcacacaccccaagcaacccacccacacacacagacatacacacacacacacacacacacacacacacacacacatcccaagacacacacacaagcacacatctgAACAAGGATATTATCCAGTCCCAGACACTGGTTGGAAACCATTACAGATCCCTCTCTTATCAGCCTGCCCTGTGGTGACCTGGCCGTCTGTGACCTCCCACCTTTGACTCCGCAGGCGCCTTGCCCCTCCTGCGACTCCTTGACGCTCCGCCGATGTCGGCCTACCGGCCAGCTCACCGGACTCCGGTAGACCACATGAGCCTCTTGGGGGTCTTCACTGCTCACAGGGTGACCTTTCACTGGCTCGATCAAAAAGAGGCCCTCAGGCAGGGAAAAGAACCCTCTCTAAgggtatggcacacacacagggatccacacacacacacacacacacacacacacacacacacacacagggatatgCAACATCAGTGAACATCCAGGTCATTCAAAACATTTGAGCAACTAGCTTTTGAATGAGTCCCTTTCAACCATAAAGTATTCCATGCACTGGTGGTATGTCTATAAACACCCCACTATGGCACTGTGCTGTAACTTTCTTATGGATTCTTTTTGGAAGTCAACCTGACAGATCAACGGTGAGTGCGAGGTAGGTATTTTCCTCTCCCACCCAACGGCACATtccctcaccaagtagctcagTAAGGTATCAGTCTTTTGTTTCCAGAGGTATGCCCGGCAAGTTCCTGCCAGTGCTGACATTTCCTTTAACTCTGAAGAAGTATAAGAGGGCGATTACTCAGTCATTTAcacactgaaaaaaactgtgtcTAAACAAGTCCAAGTGCAGTTGAAGGCTGTCTAACCAAAgatcaaaaaaaagaaagaaacacccCCAAGACTGGGAAAATGAGTCAGGTATTGGCTCTGGAGATATGGGCCTCGGTCTCTTGGCGGTCCTGACTTGCAAACAAACTGGAGGTTAAGGTACGCTCAAGTTTGTCTGTTTATTCCCCTCACAAAACAGATAGGGGATAGAAggctatatgtttttatttacactGAGTACTAAAAGCCCAACTAGTGACAAAAGTTGTACATTTGCAATAGCTATAAACCCTCTGTTCATCTTATGAGTTGCATGCTATGTTAAATTGTAACTATGTTAAATTGTATCCTCATTAAAATAAATATCATAAATGAAGAATGACTACGGTGAGGTGGGCAAATGCTATCAGGGTGCCCACGTGAAATACACCTCGGGGCAAATCTGCGAGACAAATCCAGACAGAGCATTGGGCTTTGATGTGGATGAACCATTTCTAACCTCATGGGTGCTTCACCAATGCTTCCCCCTCTCTGCACATGCTCTGATTTGGTCTGTGGTGGTGGGGTTTCAACTTTGGGAATATTTCTGATAATCTTGCTTTGGGATGTAAAAGTCACACAGCTGTGGTTTTTGCGTCCTCCCAAGTCACTCCCTGAGACGAAAGCGCACACACTGATATAGACATCTGTGATATAAATCAGTCCCAGAAGATACAAAAACAGGTGCTGGGATGTGTCCTCAATCTATGTCATGTAGAGGGAGAAACCGTGTTACTGTGTACAGTCTTTCTCCTAAGTAAGCACCAAGTAACACAGTCCTAAGCCGCAGGTTCCACAAATAGACGAAAGGGCgaaagcaaaacacacaaattCAAAGATGAAAGGTTGCGGCTCAATATtaaggaaagaaaaacaaagtacAAGAAATGGGCTTTGACTCAGTCAACCCATCAAAGACACAGAAAGACTAACACCAAAACAAAGACTGGCTTGAGACTGGCGTGCAATCCCCTCCAAAGTCTGAGCCTCGCATTTAAAAACGTTAAATAATCCCTGGCTACCCATGCCAACTGAAACAGTCCCGGTGCTCTGCACTTGGGTGGaattccctctcttcctccttgcCTCTAAATATCTTGCAGGAAGCAGGTATTACTGTGAAGTGCCTCCATCTAGGGAGACTAAAATAACACAGGTTGGGCTGCTAACGACAGGAGCCATGTGGAAGCGCTTTATTTCTCCATTGGGTCAGAAGTGCTTCTGTGCAAAAACTAAAGGCTCCAGACTTGCAAAAGTGAGATATATTGGTCCTGATAAATTCCCCATGACTTTTATATGTGCAATCTTTATAAATTATGTGATTATGCTGCACTTATGATTTTTTCTttgctgattaaaaaaaaaaactgccatgAAAaagaatgtcttttttttttttgccaaagcTGTGACTTGAGTTCAACTCTGCATCAGCAACTTTGCCATCAGCAACTACCAGACAACTGTGTCGACTGAGGTGTTTGACAGCTCTTCTCGATGTCCATAACATTACAACATAGAGAAAGAGTTTTTTTTAAGGGTTAATATGCAGAAGAAAGACAGATAAAGCTGCCCTGCACAGTGGGGTCAGTAACAATACATACACTGTTGCTAAAGCATTCCGAGGCCATGTGCTCCTGCTATTGCCTGTGTCCCAAGCCAAGTCTCACTCATTAGAGTCTTTCACTCTTCACGGCCAACACGCTAAACAAAGTAGCCAGAGCTATTATTCACAAGGACAACCCATCCACTCTTGCTCGGAGCAGCTCAACGTAGTCATTACTGTTCCTTACATAGTTACAGCAAAATATACATTTCATCTGACTAGCTCACCCCCAAATGTTATTGACCTATCAGGCTGTGATCCCTCGAATGTTTGCAATCCGGCCAAGAAATGTCCTCCCACGGAAGCCGTGTTTTAAGAACAGCAGAGAAGCATTCTGACTACACTACCATCATAGATGCCAGACATAACTGCAACAATGCTGCATTAAATAAATCACTGCATTGAAGCCATCTGAATGTGACTCTCCATAAGTTGGGCTTTGAAAGTGTGTCAGACATTTCATACCCAGAAAAAGTCCTTATGGTGACAGTAGCACTACCTAGAACGTGTAGAATGTTTTGGATCATGCACAAACACGATGCATAAAGCATaatgaaaataggcctacagtaaatcCCTCTGAAAGCTATTTTGTGCACTTTCTACATACCCTGTTTCAGCATATCCTGATCTTACTGCTTGATCTCCGTTTGACAACAGGGGCATTCATTTTTTGCCTTTGAATACCATCTCAAAAGCCTGATGTCTACGAAGCCCTGACCTACTTAGTCCACTACGCAAACATTTCCTCCGGCACTTCAGAAAGACATGGGAGACACACAAGGGAGGGCATATCATGTAGTCCACAATAGATGTGTTACGACACTTTCACCATCATCTCAAAAGAGCCATCTTCATATCTCAGAGGCAAGTGTGAACATCAAACAACTCAATTAATGTTGGACTTTCCTTGAAAGGGCTTTTGCAGAGGACTTTTACATCACTGAACGTGTCGATGGATAGACAGTACCGCCTGGAGCATGACTAgttccttttcttcctctttacAAACATAGAAAGGGGGGCAGTGGATGTCAAACTAACAGACAAGTTGGTGTCACTGCATGAGCTTCAAGCTTCATCAACAGTCatcaagtatctatctatctatctatctatctatctatctatctatctatctatctatctatcaacagTTAACCCAGAGCATTCTCAGATCAGTCCAGAGACCACTGAAACACATAATGACAAGCCTAATATTGATGCTCATTTGGAAAATGTCATTATTCAAACCAAATGACCATATAGgtctcaaaaacacattgtcCCCACAGAATGCACTATACAATTCATATAATAAATTAAAGAGACCACCTACCTTAACATGGTCTGTCTTTGTGTCTACTATTTGTAGACACAAATCATTCATTCAGAAACTATACCGGTATTTGGCATTGAATGAATTAACTTACATTTTAGCTGGTCTGTGAAAGGCCTAATTTACATCTGAACGATTCAACATACTTTCCACATGTTATTTATGATGGGGTACTTACCAGTCCATCACAGGTACTGATGGCAGCTTTTCCCACATGGTCAGAGTAGGTCACTGTACCAATTAGGTGACAGGCATTATCTTTGGATACAGGCTCTTTTGTATGGTTTAGATCACTGTGGCGTCTCTCCAGTATGTAGTCATTTGCTAGCAGGTGCTTGTTGGTGGTCAAGTTAAAAAACAGATCCCGGCCCTTGTAATGAAGATTGTAGTAAACCCGAACCTGTGATGCTCCCAGGTCTCTCTTGTGACGTCCACTTGAGAAGTGGTGAGACAGAGAATAAGACTTGAACTGTCCACTACTTTCCACCTTTTTAGGATG
It includes:
- the adamts12 gene encoding A disintegrin and metalloproteinase with thrombospondin motifs 12 — protein: MQQTRMSQALFVLHFVFFLAPVHIECFISDKLHFPDAEQEHFIKAHSDFTVVHPKKVESSGQFKSYSLSHHFSSGRHKRDLGASQVRVYYNLHYKGRDLFFNLTTNKHLLANDYILERRHSDLNHTKEPVSKDNACHLIGTVTYSDHVGKAAISTCDGLRGFFSLPEGLFLIEPVKGHPVSSEDPQEAHVVYRSPVSWPVGRHRRSVKESQEGQGACGVKDGPDYTLRVEEERDAWEQEQRGQSSGQPAPRGISRRSVSKERWVETLVVADSKLMDYHGSSNVESYIFTIMNMVAGIFHDASIGNAIHIILVRLILLHGEEKELKIVHHADTTLNSFCTWQKNVNPQSDTHPAHHDVAVLITRKDICAGANQPCETLGLSHLSGMCQPHRSCNINEDSGLPVAFTIAHEIGHSFGIHHDGQGNDCELSGRHPFIMSRQLMYDSSPLTWSSCSKDYITRFLDRGWGFCLDDRPSKKDLTTPLAAPGVKYTTHHQCQLQYGANATFCQEVDNVCQILWCSVNGTCRSKLDSPIDGTRCGPDKWCITGECVVVGKLPETVNGAWGPWSTWSHCTRTCGAGVQAAERECNQPKPEFGGKYCTGERKRYRVCNIKPCAKKRPSFRDMQCSEFNTVPYQNELYEWIPVTSTTSPCELHCRPVDEDFAEKMLDAVSDGTPCFTNSSRSLCINGVCKAVGCDYGIDSNAEEDRCGVCLGDGSTCQTVRQNFDQPDGYGYVDMVLIPEGARDIFIRETADVGNFLAIRRHDSDDYYLNGNFIIQWNGEYNAGGAKFFYDRIGNLENLTSPGPILEPIMIQLLFQEQNPGITYEYTIKRARMNGNEVLEPEYTWRHGAWTACSTSCGIGEQLQPVRCFELDSGVVDEALCDPDSRPEDRHRKCKIVDCPARWWVGGWQLCTATCGLTGVKKRTVLCVRTVAGEERVLHHADCRHMLKPKPVVPCNRDVPCTSDWFVGNWNECPVTCGGAVRSREVTCVAEPKDRCNITTKPRTKSLCGLLSCPNGQKRVGPMYRRVFPKRGPTRVPATSSAAPKTTPTTLLTPTTPACTPQVPTAVADILHADDYDLIMVGKASTAPDAAPAGRNTKGSGAAMEEVEGEEEEEQEEGSGAGPQPDAGSNYTPGYDYIVDDSDSRSEAVVDVVTTTTPAPLRTTTQPHTTRPQFTTKVPLRTTTPRGVYWTTRTTTTTTSKGKTTPYVKAVRKWTPKPKTTPLPKTTPLPKTTPLSKTVPLPKTTPLPKTTPKPQSKSKSVDVPRTTGAPAHTVKVLKYQKTSVAQKTTPKGPQAKKPKPRQGSPVSTNTRETVSMEAFWVVGNWSECSTTCGLGAEWRTVRCSSPQEVDCASIKKLEPARRCNLRPCTGWKPGNWSKCPVGCSEAVRHRDVQCMDTQSKRPLRPFHCQALTHKPPSSMPCSTLPCLQWRSSPWGKCSKSCGGGVRERLVYCPEFQRCDATQRPNFTESCSQQPCTHWASDEWAECSRSCGGGVRSRGVRCVNDESGEEEKASLCGRSSQPDSSQECNPQECKTKTGPPCRKNSMSGKFCAKLKLLGRCSLLSIQRQCCVTCMA